One Ricinus communis isolate WT05 ecotype wild-type chromosome 7, ASM1957865v1, whole genome shotgun sequence genomic region harbors:
- the LOC125370528 gene encoding pathogenesis-related thaumatin-like protein 3.5 isoform X2, translated as MASRNFHFPLLLILLAVSSEIKVTESTRIFTIINYCKETVWPGITPGENFNEGGFPLKPGQSIVFNAPVGWSGRIWGRTGCNFDKNGNGTCQTGACGTSLKCSGAGQTPASLAEFTLAALDFYDVSLVDGFNLPISVTPINGNGNCSVAGCNADLRTNCPSELSVKSKGKVIACRSACDVFNTDEYCCRGVYGNPVVCQPTYYSKKFKEACPTAYSYAYDDPTSIFTCSGTDYVISFCSSRDQQVCTYHNNKLVCGGSTGGSQGLKSFAGGWMVVMLAGLSLVNW; from the exons ATGGCAAGTCGCAATTTCCATTTTCCACTTCTGCTCATTCTGCTCGCGGTTTCATCGG AAATAAAAGTGACAGAATCTACACGAATTTTTACCATAATCAACTATTGCAAAGAGACAGTATGGCCTGGAATTACCCCAGGAGAAAATTTCAATGAAGGTggatttccattaaaaccagGCCAATCTATTGTGTTCAATGCTCCGGTCGGATGGAGTGGCCGGATATGGGGTAGAACCGGCTGCAACTTCGACAAAAACGGCAATGGCACATGCCAGACGGGGGCCTGCGGCACGTCCTTGAAGTGTTCAGGTGCAGGTCAAACCCCTGCATCTCTAGCTGAATTCACCCTAGCAGCACTGGACTTCTACGATGTCAGCCTTGTTGATGGGTTCAATTTGCCAATAAGTGTCACACCAATTAACGGCAATGGAAACTGCAGCGTTGCTGGTTGTAATGCTGACTTGAGGACTAACTGCCCGTCGGAGCTCTCTGTCAAGTCCAAGGGGAAGGTTATCGCTTGCCGGAGTGCCTGTGATGTGTTCAATACCGATGAGTATTGTTGCAGAGGAGTTTATGGGAATCCTGTAGTGTGTCAGCCTACTTACTACTCCAAGAAATTTAAGGAGGCATGCCCTACTGCTTATAGTTATGCATATGATGATCCTACTAGCATTTTTACTTGCTCTGGTACAGATTATGTCATCAGTTTTTGTTCTTCTAG GGATCAACAGGTTTGCACATACCATAATAACAAGCTTGTTTGCGGTGGATCAACAGGAGGATCTCAAGGATTAAAATCATTTGCTGGGGGATGGATGGTTGTGATGCTTGCAGGGTTGTCACTGGTTAATTGGTGA
- the LOC8276194 gene encoding uncharacterized protein LOC8276194, with protein MDFELRRAREKLEKEQKDRKEKARLRLERERKAKDEAKKQREAIEAAQRSRRLDAIQAQIKADEQMQENLIAGRGIAFSCILEAVPFQGNGDKIKLPSSCFTELSDQGAFDKGPIYFQLSVIHQEGSSEMKTTDSEQKITHSGVLEFTAEEGSVGLPPHVWNNLFPSGPLEVPLVEIRYRWLPKGTYAKLQPEVVGFSDLPNHKAILETTLRQHATLSQGDVITVNHGILTYKLRVLELKPSSSVSVLETDIEVDIVGPDSTSVSETANQHVLKPLTVGTLESGMVEEGNYEYYKFSIDNETWEKIASDDIRVEVKIDAETGSGDTDLYVSKHPLIFPTRHQHEWSSHDMGSKVLILSSKDKNLGVGIYSIGVYGFKGTTKYKALLSVQDNNNLKTGQQAGSSSSMEVDTVECRNCKHFIPNRSIALHEAYCSRHNIVCQHAGCGIVLRTEEAKNHMHCEKCGQAFLKGEMEKHMKIFHEPLQCPCGVVLEKEQMVQHQASACPLRLITCRFCGDMVQAGSSAMDVRDRLRGLSEHESVCGSRTAPCDSCGRSVMLKEMDIHQIAVHQKS; from the exons ATGGATTTTGAACTGAGAAGGGCAAGAGAGAAGCttgaaaaagaacaaaaagacaGGAAAGAGAAAGCAAGATTGAGACTTGAAAGGGAGAGAAAGGCTAAAGATGAAGCTAAGAAACAAAGAGAAGCCATTGAAGCTGCACAAAGATCTCGAAGGCTTGATGCTATTCAAGCACAGATTAAG GCTGATGAGCAAATgcaagaaaatttaattgctGGTAGAGGAATTGCATTTTCTTGTATCTTGGAAGCTGTACCTTTTCAGGGTAATGGAGACAAGATTAAACTTCCATCTTCCTGTTTCACAGAATTATCCGATCAAGGTGCTTTTGACAAAGGACCGATATATTTCCAATTATCTGTGATTCATCAAGAAGGCTCTTCTGAGATGAAAACTACTGACTCAGAGCAGAAAATCACGCACTCAGGTGTCCTAGAGTTCACTGCAGAAGAAGGTTCTGTTGGGCTTCCTCCTCATGTATGGAATAACTTGTTCCCTTCAGGACCTTTGGAAGTTCCTCTGGTTGAGATTCGTTATCGTTGGCTGCCTAAAGGAACCTATGCAAAGCTTCAACCTGAGGTTGTTGGCTTTTCAGACCTTCCTAATCACAAGGCTATCCTAGAAACAACGCTTCGCCAGCATGCGACTCTTTCTCAAGGTGATGTGATCACTGTCAACCATGGGATACTGACATACAAATTACGGGTTCTAGAGTTGAAACCTTCCTCTAGTGTCTCTGTTCTGGAAACAGATATTGAGGTTGACATAGTTGGTCCAGATTCCACTTCGGTTTCAGAGACTGCAAATCAACATGTTCTGAAGCCACTTACTGTTGGGACCTTGGAATCTGGAATGGTCGAGGAAGGGAATTATgagtattataaattttctatcgATAATGAAACATGGGAAAAGATCGCTTCTGATGATATTAGAGTCGAAGTGAAGATAGATGCTGAAACTGGTAGTGGTGATACTGATCTTTACGTATCAAAGCATCCCCTCATATTCCCAACCAGACATCAACATGAATGGTCTTCTCATGATATGGGTTCAAAGGTTTTGATACTCAGCTCTAAGGATAAGAACCTAGGGGTGGGTATTTATAGCATTGGTGTATATGGATTCAAGGGAACAACAAAGTACAAGGCATTATTAAGTGTTCAAGATAACAATAATCTGAAAACGGGTCAACAGGCTGGATCTTCATCATCCATGGAAGTTGATACTGTAGAATGTCGAAATTGCAAGCATTTTATACCCAATAGGAGTATAGCACTGCATGAAGCGTATTGTAGCAGACATAATATTGTTTGTCAGCATGCTGGATGTGGTATTGTTTTAAGGACTGAGGAGGCCAAAAACCATATGCACTGCGAGAAATGTGGTCAAGCTTTTCTAAAGGGAGAAATGGAGAAGCACATGAAAATTTTCCATGAACCCCTTCAGTGCCCCTGTGGAGTAGTGCTTGAGAAGGAACAGATG GTGCAACACCAAGCTTCAGCTTGTCCCCTACGTCTTATCACATGCCGATTTTGCGGCGACATGGTTCAAGCTGGGAGTTCCGCTATGGATGTGCGGGACCGATTAAGAGGATTATCTGAGCATGAGAGTGTCTGCGGATCCAGAACAGCTCCATGCGACTCTTGTGGCCGGTCTGTCATGTTGAAGGAAATGGACATTCATCAAATTGCTGTTCACCAGAAAAGTTAA
- the LOC125370528 gene encoding pathogenesis-related thaumatin-like protein 3.5 isoform X1, with protein sequence MASRNFHFPLLLILLAVSSVAEIKVTESTRIFTIINYCKETVWPGITPGENFNEGGFPLKPGQSIVFNAPVGWSGRIWGRTGCNFDKNGNGTCQTGACGTSLKCSGAGQTPASLAEFTLAALDFYDVSLVDGFNLPISVTPINGNGNCSVAGCNADLRTNCPSELSVKSKGKVIACRSACDVFNTDEYCCRGVYGNPVVCQPTYYSKKFKEACPTAYSYAYDDPTSIFTCSGTDYVISFCSSRDQQVCTYHNNKLVCGGSTGGSQGLKSFAGGWMVVMLAGLSLVNW encoded by the exons ATGGCAAGTCGCAATTTCCATTTTCCACTTCTGCTCATTCTGCTCGCGGTTTCATCGG TGGCAGAAATAAAAGTGACAGAATCTACACGAATTTTTACCATAATCAACTATTGCAAAGAGACAGTATGGCCTGGAATTACCCCAGGAGAAAATTTCAATGAAGGTggatttccattaaaaccagGCCAATCTATTGTGTTCAATGCTCCGGTCGGATGGAGTGGCCGGATATGGGGTAGAACCGGCTGCAACTTCGACAAAAACGGCAATGGCACATGCCAGACGGGGGCCTGCGGCACGTCCTTGAAGTGTTCAGGTGCAGGTCAAACCCCTGCATCTCTAGCTGAATTCACCCTAGCAGCACTGGACTTCTACGATGTCAGCCTTGTTGATGGGTTCAATTTGCCAATAAGTGTCACACCAATTAACGGCAATGGAAACTGCAGCGTTGCTGGTTGTAATGCTGACTTGAGGACTAACTGCCCGTCGGAGCTCTCTGTCAAGTCCAAGGGGAAGGTTATCGCTTGCCGGAGTGCCTGTGATGTGTTCAATACCGATGAGTATTGTTGCAGAGGAGTTTATGGGAATCCTGTAGTGTGTCAGCCTACTTACTACTCCAAGAAATTTAAGGAGGCATGCCCTACTGCTTATAGTTATGCATATGATGATCCTACTAGCATTTTTACTTGCTCTGGTACAGATTATGTCATCAGTTTTTGTTCTTCTAG GGATCAACAGGTTTGCACATACCATAATAACAAGCTTGTTTGCGGTGGATCAACAGGAGGATCTCAAGGATTAAAATCATTTGCTGGGGGATGGATGGTTGTGATGCTTGCAGGGTTGTCACTGGTTAATTGGTGA